CTCCAATCAAGTTTTGAAATGCACCAAAATCAAATTGCAAAAACATCAAACGGAGCAAGTTCAAATGCTATGGATTAACAAATCGAAAAGGAtcccacttacgggtgacgtaTCCAATTAGAAATGTTAAATCCCCATTTCGATTTAACCAAAGACCGTACTTTGGAAACAAATGGATCGAAAAAATTAGCACAAATCATTagattgaaaatgaaaaatgagCACATAATGACAGAaacgaaatattttttttttaataacctAATCAttataaatcaaatttcaatttcaaaatctaaaaaattaGAGCCGTGATTGGATTGAACAAGCACAACCAATTGAATAGAATCAAACCCTAAATACATCTGAAGAAGGTACGGGATGAGCGCTGACCTCTAATGAGAGATGGAATTTTGGAATTGAAGGGAGCGGGGGATCCGGAAGCGAAATCGGAGGAAGAGTCGTCGCTGTTGTTGTTGGTACTGAAAAGCGGATGGGATCCGCCGGAGACGAAGGCGGGGGTGGTCTGCGACGATGACCGCCACGCTGCGGCGGAAGATGAAAGCCTTCTTCCCGCGACCCTCAgcattttcctcttcttctgcaATCGCTCGGTACCAATGGCCTCAGCCCTCTCGAGTCTCGACGTCACCAACAAATCACAAatgcctttttctttcttctttttgtttttctttttttgggctATTTGACCACCATTGCAAAGTCCAACCCGAACATATGCGGGCCGAAAACGTCGTCGACCCATAAACGATGGCATAAGTAAACATTATATAAAAAACTTGAaatctttgagttttaacgataagaacaaaataaaaag
The nucleotide sequence above comes from Malus sylvestris chromosome 16, drMalSylv7.2, whole genome shotgun sequence. Encoded proteins:
- the LOC126608103 gene encoding cytochrome b-c1 complex subunit Rieske-3, mitochondrial-like produces the protein MPSFMGRRRFRPAYVRVGLCNGGQIAQKKKNKKKKEKGICDLLVTSRLERAEAIGTERLQKKRKMLRVAGRRLSSSAAAWRSSSQTTPAFVSGGSHPLFSTNNNSDDSSSDFASGSPAPFNSKIPSLIRGFSSEALAPGNDISFLSDVPATVAAVKNPSSKIVYDEYNHERYPPGDPSKRAFAYFVLTGGRFVYASLIRLLILKFVLSMSASKDVLALAFETALWSLPLHLFKTKFLCAHF